One Cuculus canorus isolate bCucCan1 chromosome 1, bCucCan1.pri, whole genome shotgun sequence DNA segment encodes these proteins:
- the LOC104055355 gene encoding protein NPAT yields MRRPRLPVEGAGRGAGWWSFRAFPLGAGAPRGPGWVCVPLPLPCGPPRPLRAMLLPSDVARLVLGYLQQEKLLATCREFILESSDLKEYAEHCTEDGFIPACLLSLCGKNLTTILNEYVAMKTKETTNEVPAMMSSLWKKLDYTLSQIRSMQNSTGFSANQRTRTRSGIVEMKRQRMLQQSAPANSGLLSVAHQSGPQNSSSVVSPQVIHRPVINQSLSQPRLNTLFVHQSQTQENKFSTGEFIHIQVPASQERKLHSNLLSPGRRKSESQKRKSVATSGPLSATRSSQDPDELIIEKESEPLEEFIDGNFPQLVIENAREKILSNKSLQEKLAENINKILGSDGNVAQAPKQTDSGPTEQETSIDEILGLQGEIHMSEEAIQDILEQTESDPAFQALFDLFDYGKSKVNKNLPAGISGQSGVENAILVDEDNLETLESSLGTEETSRCDNSRELLSCKGFQLGEASCALKTNINDHDTTKKNTNHEQLHGNCRPRKQTEVLKTVTSEHIGELEISFDSVPGLTELNKRQSSDGECSEQCGESYDKRESPVVVSDSERAMEIEKGPLSHGAESSPNLEYTHSGHSQITLVSLAEGTTASENKTHSGSKCHLSPDTSLPEKTLAKSPSDGSPGHSILLRKNNSLVSSPSADTEKEQAITNDTTALAGVLQENSCHHSDHQEQSMQSDCAARSAVKISNPDKTELQLEVVDTSNKPYSNDQQTLDKPYKKDINLPSGLSNSEGTQVEMQEPSSSTKVDADNIYFSSDDQACTEISVVSTENNLTTSEICHSPLPETASSTDESGTEAKSISGVSSSSQPMDVDPSNIMSLKIIISDDPFISSDTELNNAVSSITGESLPTIILSSPAKSPSKSTGLSKCLSSEDTEKSVDSALAEQNLLLFRPKDPVVTLGNSQNEDGSVFSVADKTNLSKEGGFIQLMPTTSTAFGNSNNLYIATCVTDPAVTPSNVVVLPSNSMPLAAQTPAVQQLRTPLRSSNSFAANQPVSPNFSQGSAIIIASPVQPVLQGMVGMIPLSVVGQNGNTFSAPARQVLHMPVTNPVCSRSVPKLPIPPKSQKIPGARNKTNTGKLVPSVAEPLNHTNSRMQRTGNSDRLITAELGRKVEENLLVAPGESTSSNSRPSESHRRVLCFDNILPTSGGNTQIQTTKSLCQKERNENTVFAVDSASSSAKAQLAKREKDKTLPRILCKPEVGSNRSASAKEPQPERKAATAAPPLDPFHKTTANKENELRRDTDEKQKNQDTAKLSNGQQSVSLWNEKTVASVQELNKKQGSLSNGTSKSSVSVSLSSKEPKRESGKVSNQGLCLSSPFTKQCVEMLQDIQWHSPTSKTVENGELPVPRTPSGVGDRHTDDTTDSVRTPTCRRFNEDSTTPRIMVPPATPDLPACSPASETGSENSVSMAAHTLMILSRAAIARTSTATPLKDNTQQFRSLRSTVKKRKLEDLNESERNSRSSNRKELQSSPTPSKKKKIKKKKLPNSFPAGMDVDKFLLSLHYDE; encoded by the exons GGTatttgcaacaggaaaaactTCTAGCTACCTGCCGtgaatttattttggaaagctCAGATCTGAAAGAATATGCAGAGCACTGTACAGAGGATGGGTTTATTCCAGCCTGCTTGCTG tccctGTGTGGAAAAAACTTGACAACAATTCTTAATGAATATGTAGCCATGAAAACAAAAG aaacaacAAATGAAGTTCCAGCAATGATGTCATCTCTGTGGAAAAAGTTAGACTATACGCTTTCTCAGATCAG gaGCATGCAGAATTCCACGGGATTTTCTGCTAACCAGAGGA CACGTACAAGGAGTGGAATTGTAGaaatgaaaagacagagaatgCTTCAGCAATCAGCTCCTGCAAACTCGGGATTGTTGTCAGTAGCCCATCAGTCAGGGCCGCAGAATTCCTCTTCTGTTGTATCTCCTCAAGTTATTCACAGGCCAGTGATAAATCAAAGCTTGTCACAGCCAAGACTGAATACGTTGTTTGTGCACCAATcacaaacccaagaaaacaaGTTTAGCA CAGGAGAATTCATACACATTCAAGTTCCAGCATCACAAGAACGAAAGCTTCATTCAAACTTGCTGTCTCCAGGAAGACGAAAAAG TGAatctcagaagaggaaaagtgtTGCAACATCTGGACCTCTTTCAGCAACTAGAAGTTCTCAAGACCCTGATGaattaataatagaaaaagaaagtgagcCACTTGAAGAATTCATAGATGGTAACTTCCCA caaCTGGTTATTGAAAATGCCAGAGAGAAAATCTTGAGCAACAAATCTCTTCAGGAGAAGCTTGCTGAGAATATTAACAAAATCCTGGGCAG TGATGGCAATGTAGCTCAGGCTCCTAAACAGACAGACAGTGGTCCCACGGAACAGGAGACTTCAATAGATGAAATCCTCGGGCTTCAG GGTGAAATTCACATGTCAGAAGAGGCTATACAGGACATTCTAGAACAGACAGAATCGGATCCAGCTTTTCAGGCACTCTTTGACTTGTTCGATTATG gAAAGAGCAAGGTAAACAAGAACTTACCTGCTGGTATTTCTGGCCAGAGCGGAGTGGAAAATGCAATCTTGGTGGATGAGGATAACCTGGAAACACTTGAAAGTTCCTTAGGAACAGAAGAAACTAGTAGAT GTGATAATTCTAGAGAATTGCTATCCTGTAAAGGTTTTCAGTTAGGAGAAGCATCATGTGCCTTGAAGACCAACATTAACGATCATGACACTactaagaaaaatacaaaccacGAACAGCTTCATGGAAACTGTAGACCAAGGAAGCAGACTGAAGTACTTAAAACTGTTACATCTGAACATATTGGAGAGCTTGAAATCTCTTTTGACTCTGTGCCTGGTTTGACTGAACTGAACAAGAGACAGAGTTCTGATGGCGAATGTAGTGAGCAGTGTGGAGAGTCTTATGATAAAAGAGAGTCGCCCGTGGTGGTATCTGACAGTGAAAGAGCTATGGAAATTGAAAAAGGCCCACTGAGTCATGGTGCTGAAAGTAGTCCTAATTTAGAATACACTCACTCTGGTCATTCACAGATTACTTTGGTGTCTTTGGCAGAAGGTACTACAGCCAGTGAAAACAAAACGCATTCTGGAAGTAAATGTCACTTATCACCAGATACATCACTGCCTGAAAAAACACTTGCTAAAAGCCCTTCTGATGGGAGCCCTGGCCACAGCATACTGCTGAGAAAAAACAATTCATTGGTTTCTAGCCCATCAGCagatacagaaaaagaacaggctATAACAAATGATACCACTGCCTTAGCTGGTGTCTTACAGGAGAACTCCTGCCACCACTCTGACCATCAGGAACAGAGTATGCAGTCGGACTGTGCCGCAAGGTCTGCAGTGAAGATTTCCAATCCTGACAAAACAGAGTTGCAGCTTGAAGTTGTGGATACGTCTAACAAACCTTACTCAAATGATCAGCAAACACTTGATAAGCCTTATAAGAAAGATATTAACCTTCCTTCAGGACTGTCAAACTCAGAGGGAACGCAAGTGGAAATGCAAGAACCTTCATCTTCTACAAAAGTAGATGCTGATAATATCTATTTCTCCTCTGATGATCAAGCATGTACAGAAATTTCTGTAGTATCCACGGAAAATAATCTTACTACATCTGAAATATGCCACTCTCCTCTCCCAGAAACTGCATCCTCTACAGATGAATCGGGTACTGAGGCCAAAAGTATAAGCGGTGTTTCTTCTAGTAGTCAACCAATGGATGTGGATCCTTCTAATATAATGTCCCTCAAGATCATCATTAGTGACGATCCTTTTATTTCATCAGACACAGAGTTAAATAATGCTGTTTCCAGCATCACAGGAGAAAGTTTGCCAACTATAATATTGTCTTCTCCAGCCAAATCTCCAAGCAAAAGTACAGGGCTGTCCAAATGTCTAAGCtcagaagacacagaaaaaagtgTGGATTCAGCTTTGGCAGAGCAGAATCTTCTTTTGTTTAGACCTAAGGATCCTGTGGTCACGTTAGGTAACTCCCAGAATGAAGATGGCTCTGTTTTTTCAGTTGCAGATAAAACTAATCTTTCCAAGGAAGGGGGATTTATACAGTTGATGCCGACAACAAGCACAGCTTTTGGGAATTCAAACAACCTTTATATAGCCACCTGTGTGACGGACCCAGCTGTAACACCATCAAACGTGGTTGTATTGCCCAGCAATTCTATGCCACTTGCTGCTCAAACTCCAGCTGTACAGCAGTTACGGACTCCTCTTAGATCCAGCAATTCATTTGCAGCAAACCAGCCTGTCTCCCCAAATTTTTCACAAG GTTCTGCCATTATAATTGCATCTCCAGTGCAACCTGTTTTGCAAGGAATGGTGGGAATGATACCCCTCTCAGTAGTAGGacaaaatggaaatactttctCAGCACCTGCCCGCCAG GTTCTACATATGCCTGTGACTAATCCAGTATGCAGTAGAAGTGTCCCAAAACTTCCCATTCCTCCCAAATCACAAAAGATTCCTGgagcaagaaacaaaactaataCAG GAAAACTGGTACCAAGTGTAGCTGAGCCTCTGAACCATACAAATTCTCGAATGCAAAG GACTGGAAATTCGGACAGGCTTATCACTGCAGAACTAGGAAGGAAAGTGGAGGAGAACTTACTTGTGGCACCAGGAGAGAGCACGAGCTCAAATTCAAGACCAAGTGAAAGTCATAGGAGAGTGCTTTGCTTTGATAACATCCTACCCACTTCAGGAGGGAACACTCAAATTCAGACTACTAAGAGTTTatgccaaaaagaaagaaacgaaaatactgtatttgctGTTGACTCAGCATCATCCTCTGCTAAGGCACAGTtggcaaagagagagaaagataaaacattGCCTCGAATTCTGTGTAAGCCGGAAGTTGGTAGCAACAGAAGCGCATCTGCAAAGGAGCCACAGCCTGAGCGAAAGGCAGCAACTGCAGCACCTCCTTTAGATCCCTTCCACAAGActacagcaaataaagaaaatgaattgcGAAGAGATActgatgaaaaacagaagaaccaGGACACTGCTAAACTCTCAAACGGCCAGCAAAGTGTTAGTTTATGGAATGAGAAGACAGTTGCTTCAGTGCAAGAGCTCAACAAAAAACAAGGGTCACTGTCAAATGGGACTAGCAAATCTTCTGTGTCTGTTTCTTTGTCTTCGAAGGAGCCAAAGCGAGAATCAGGTAAGGTTTCCAACCAAGGCCTTTGCCTCTCAAGTCCATTCACAAAACAATGTGTGGAAATGCTGCAAGACATTCAGTGGCATAGTCCGACCAGTAAAACAGTTGAAAATGGAGAACTGCCAGTTCCCCGTACACCATCTGGAGTTGGGGATAGGCATACGGATGATACTACAGATAGCGTACGGACACCGACCTGTCGGCGCTTCAACGAGGACAGCACAACGCCCAGAATAATGGTACCCCCTGCTACGCCAGActtgcctgcctgcagcccagcgAGTGAAACGGGGAGCGAAAACAGTGTCAGTATGGCTGCTCACACACTGATGATACTGTCCCGAGCAGCTATTGCAAGGACTAGCACTGCAACTCCCCTGAAGGACAATACTCAACAGTTCAGATCTTTACGGAGTACcgtaaagaaaaggaaactagAGGACTTGAATGAGAGCGAGAGAAATTCTCGTTCTTCAAATAGAAAAGAGCTTCAAAGCTCTCCAACACCatcaaaaaagaagaaaataaag aaaaagaagctaCCAAATTCTTTTCCAGCAGGAATGGATGTGGACAAGTTCTTGTTGTCCTTGCATTATGATGAATGA